Proteins found in one Bremerella volcania genomic segment:
- the ilvE gene encoding branched-chain-amino-acid transaminase, with protein sequence MSAKVYINGKFFAPNEAMVSVFDHGLLYGDGVFEGLRIYNGKIFRLEQHIRRLYDSAKAICLKIPMTPAEMIDACLETVKQSEFTDGYIRLVITRGAGTLGLGPERTENPQVIIIVDKIKLYPQEFYDNGLAIITAATIRNHPAALSPRIKSLNYLNNIMAKIEASNAGCLEALMLNHKGEVSECTADNIFIVRDGNLLTPPTDAGILEGVTRDVVLELAKKAGIPTFEKTLTRHDIYVADECFMTGTAAEVIGVVKVDDREIGDGKPGPITRKLKALFVEHTMS encoded by the coding sequence ATGTCCGCGAAAGTCTATATCAACGGGAAGTTTTTCGCCCCTAACGAAGCTATGGTCAGTGTTTTCGATCATGGCCTGCTTTATGGGGACGGGGTATTCGAAGGTCTCCGCATTTACAACGGCAAGATCTTCCGCCTAGAGCAGCACATCCGCCGTCTTTATGACTCGGCGAAGGCCATTTGCTTGAAAATCCCGATGACGCCAGCGGAAATGATCGATGCTTGCCTGGAAACGGTCAAGCAAAGCGAATTCACCGACGGGTACATTCGATTGGTCATCACGCGTGGTGCCGGGACTTTGGGCCTCGGCCCGGAACGGACCGAGAACCCCCAAGTGATCATCATCGTCGACAAGATCAAGCTCTACCCGCAAGAGTTCTACGACAATGGATTGGCCATCATCACGGCCGCCACGATCCGCAACCATCCGGCGGCCCTCTCGCCACGGATCAAGTCGCTGAACTACTTGAATAACATCATGGCCAAAATCGAAGCCAGCAACGCCGGTTGCCTGGAAGCCTTGATGCTCAATCACAAGGGGGAGGTTTCCGAGTGCACGGCGGATAACATCTTCATCGTCCGCGATGGCAATCTGCTGACCCCGCCGACCGACGCCGGCATTCTGGAAGGCGTGACCCGCGACGTCGTTCTGGAACTGGCAAAAAAGGCTGGTATTCCGACCTTCGAGAAAACCCTCACGCGTCACGATATCTACGTTGCCGACGAGTGCTTCATGACCGGTACGGCCGCCGAGGTGATCGGCGTGGTGAAGGTCGACGACCGTGAAATCGGTGACGGCAAGCCTGGTCCGATCACACGAAAGTTGAAAGCGCTTTTCGTGGAACATACCATGAGCTAA